The Thermomonospora curvata DSM 43183 DNA segment CGGCTGGGGCTTGGGCGCCCACGGCGACCAGCTCGGCGGCGACGCCGGCGACCTGGGCGGAGGCTGGGACTTCGGCAGTGGCGACTTCGGTGGTGGTTTCGGCGGCGACTTTTGACCGGCGGACTTTCGGCGGGCACGTCCTGACGCGGGTGCGCCGGCCCGGGCGGGAGGCGCGGTGACCCGTCTGCCCGGCGACCCCTCGCCGTGGCGGCGGGCGTGTTATGCGCTCGGCTTCCGGCTGCCGCCGGAGAACCGCGAGTGGGTGTGGCACGACCTGACCGACGCCGGGTGGCGGGGCCGGCTGCTGCTGCGCCACCTGGCCGTCATGCTTCCGCTGTGCGCCCTGCTGGCGCTGCTGCCGGGGGCCTGGTGGCTGCGGGTGG contains these protein-coding regions:
- a CDS encoding DUF5313 family protein, whose protein sequence is MTRLPGDPSPWRRACYALGFRLPPENREWVWHDLTDAGWRGRLLLRHLAVMLPLCALLALLPGAWWLRVAVPLLALLTSALTVLVSADDLRRARLRRHGLPPAGRRG